GGACCTTCCAGGTACGTACCCAAGCGTTCCTACTTCCTACGTGCCTACTCATCTCTCGACGTCACTGCTGTTCGTAGCAACCTTTCTTCGTCCATTAGCCCGGCGCTCTGTTGGTTCTTGTTCCTGCATGCAGTTCATGGCGCTGGCGACCAACTTAATTTTTGTGAAAAAAAACTTAATGATTTCTTCAAGGAAAGGAAGGTTGATTGATTCATTCTGCTTCTGCAAGTGGGAAAAAAAAAGAGTGAAAACAATCCGGAGACCTTCGATGTGTTACACTGACGTGATAACCAACTACACCTCGCTGAAATCATACTTTCTGCTAATTTACCGAAGCTGTATATTTGGATTTTGGACAGATTGGTTGCATGCTAAAATGTTTGGATGGATTCGTCTTGCTTCTCCTTGTGCAGAGGCGGCGTGCGTGGGCGGCAGGGAGTGGTACTTCTTCAGCCTGCGCGACCGCAAGTACGCCACCGGCCAGCGCACCaaccgcgccacgcgctccggctaCTGGAAGGCCACCGGCAAGGACCGCGCCATCCTCGCGCACGGCGAGGCGTTGGTGGGGATGCGCAAGACGCTCGTCTTCTACCAGGGGAGGGCCCCCAAGGGGACGAGAACGGAGTGGGTCATGCACGAGTTCCGCCTCGAGGAGGAGcgacaccgccaccaccaccagcagaagggcggcgccgccgccgccgaggcgagGTGCCAGCTCAAGGTACGTAGCATCATATGCATATCTGCTTCTTCTCTTCCTTTTTTCTGTGTTGGGTTCATCTGGTTCGCGTGACCCCGGCGGTATTAGGACACGCCACTCTCATGCGGGATtgaggaggagagagagaagagagtttgtctttccttttttttcattttcggTTCGTTATTTCATTACATGTGAAAATTGCATACTAGTTTTTAGcacgaaaaaaaaacagaaaatgcataATTTTGTGGCTGAGATAGATATCACTACCTGTTTTTCCCCACGAAACTACGTTCGTTCTACAAAGTGTGCAATTTAAGTTTCTGTAAATTTAATTGCAATAAAAATATACTATGTAAATGCATACTTTCAAAATTCTTTTTTTAGGGAACTTTCAAAATTATTAACTAGTAACATGTTCGTATACGAACAGTCAAAGCTGAATCTATTACccgcaaaagaaaaataaaaacaatcaaagCTGCATCTATTGATCTACGCGTGTATTTTAGAATGAGGGCATACGTATTCCTCGTGTCAGCCCATTTATATAACCGTCATCATACGCGTCGTCGTCGCCTTGTATGTCGAGCTAGAATTTCGTATGATCTCTACTGTTTCTGTTGAACGAGTGATCTTCTCTGACTCGGGCCGTTCTAATTAATTGTACAGCCTGCAAGTTGCCAATTTTAACATTCAGGTCAACTCCACAGTCCATGTCGCTGAAATGATCGTTCCAGTGTTTACGTCAGGCAACCAACTAACTAAATGAAATTAATTAATAATTTACTAAACATTCCCTTGATAAGGATTAATCTGACTCGCATGTGCTAGTTCTTTACTGCAAGGTGACAGTTTAAAATTATTGATGTCCCTGtgattgctatttcttcaagttaaCTAACTTCCAGGAAAAGAATTTCATAAAGTAACCAGATTGCTGCGGAGATTGGCTACTGAATTAGTTTAATCAATGAAGCCTTCTTAGCCTAACTTACTAAGTACTTCATATGAGATTGACAGTTCAAGGAATACTTTTTAAGTTTCAATTGTTATATACATAGATGAACTTGCACTTACCATtttaaccttgccatcctttttttcaaaaaaaaaacacagGAAGACTGGGTGCTATGCAGGGTGTTCTACAAGAGCAGAACAAGCAGCCCAAGGCCACCATCTGAAGAAGTCTGCACATTTTTTAGCGAGCTGGACCTTCCGACTATGCCACCGCTCGCGCCCCTCATCGACGCGTGCATCGCCTTCGACAGCGGCACCGCGATGAACACCATCGAGCAAGTGTCCTGCTTCTCCGGCCTGCCAGCACTACCCCTCAGGGGATCGATGAGCTTCGGGGACCTGCTGGGCTGGGACAACCCTGAGAAGAAGGCCATCAGGACATCTCTGAGCAACATGTCAAGTAACAGCAATTCCAAGTTGGAGTTGACCCCAAACTGGAGCCAGGAGAACGGCTTGTCACAGATGTGGACACCCCTCTGAATCTTGATATGAGACTATTGTGCTGCTAGTTGAAGTGTGGTGGTGGCTAGTAAGTAATTAGATGACATATTCTTTCTAATGATATTGGAGTAGCATTGGACTATTGGTTGATGCAGTGTCTGTTCCTAGGGATTTGATGGAAGTGTGTGTTGATTTACAAACCAGTAGATTAGTGGAATGGCTTGATATAGCATCTGTACATAGGAATGCTAAGAAATGTCCTATTTTAATTTTACTATTTCTTTCTACTCTCCAAATGTAATGTAACCTCCAGCTGAAAGTAAATACTATGTGGATAACCCCTATTTGTCATTCTGAAGCATGGTGTGATAAATTGCTCTTCAGTGCGATAAACATGTTGTGATAAATTGCTCTAAGATAATTATTTCCTTCAAACACTAGAACTTGATTCCCCACAATAAATTGATGACAACACACGATGACTGGCAATTTAAACGCTCTCAGGAGAGAGGAAGCGGCAACAGTTGCGATTTTGCTTGGCTGTTCAACTACTCCAAGCATTATAATCGATCGTCTATGCCATCAACCAAAACTTGGTTCTTGAGAAAAAGAAATACGATAACAGTAGCATTCATGCAAAATCTAGTACAGAAAATAGCACGTGACTTTTATAGACATTTGCTGGTCGAATTTTGGAAACTCAGGTCACCAACCATTCAACAGCATTCCAGAACTCAGCTCAGATTGCAGCTCCAGGCTCATTCAGTGCCAGTCACTCCATGCACTGCTCCTCATGAGAAGTCACAAGAGAACACCACAAGCTTCAGTAACTATACAGTTTTATCTACCGTTTCCATGgaacaaacaagcaaacacatcTACTGATTCACCAGTACTAACAAGTCGGTGCCGAAACGAAACGAGGAGGAGGGTCCACCACGTCAGGAATACCTAAGGGCGACGGGGAAGGCGATCGCGAGGCGATTGCTAGGCCGCCGCTAGGGTTAGGTTTTTCCGCACGGGGGTGAGATTGGATCTCCGGTGACTGCTCGAACGGCGACGGCGCTGTTCCCGCGGTTGATCGGCGAAGGTTTTCTTCAGGAGCGCTCGTGTGGTGTGTCCATGGCGGCGAACGAGATCAGAGGGGCGACCACGGCGAGTCGGGAGGCCACCCCCCGCAAGCATACGACGACGGCGTCTGCGCCGGCGGCAGCAGGGGATTCAACGGCCCGGGGTGCTTCGGCGTCCCCGGCTGATGGCAAGACTACGGCGGAGGCTGCCAGCCTCTCGGAGAGCTTTGGAGGACTGGTTCCGACGGACAAAGAGCGGCAAGGATTCATCTTCTCAGATCCAggtatatctggccatgggccgggcctaaaaaagcccatgGCAGAAAATTGAagcccaggccctcccaggccctaccatcggacctacttttcaagcccaagcccgacccatctggtaaaaagccctgaaaagcccttagggcttagggtcATGGGCCGGGcatcttccttaaaatgccaatatgccaagcccaagcccgtccaggccctgctaGTGGGCTCAAAACTTAGGCCCAAGCCTGGCCCACAgacaagcccatcgggcctaggccctagATTTTAGGGTCGGACCTgtgtgggccgacagggccgggcctgagatggccaggactagatCCAGGCATCCAAGCGAAGACGGTGAAGTGGTCGGCGGTGGGAAAAGTTTTCTCGCCAAGGCCTCTGAACAAAACTGCACTGGAAAGGGGAAAAAAGTATAGATACCCCCAGAACTATCAGTTAAGGGAcagataccccccccccccacgtctaAAACCAGACTTAATCCCCTGAACTATGTCAAACCAGACAAAACACTCCCTAGACCCATCTCGAGTGGTTTGGAAGGGCTGTTTTGCCTACGTGGAGGCCAGGACGAGCCCACCGGCCGGCCACGTCGATAGGGGCGGGTTTGGGTGCGGTCTAAATGACCCCCCCGAGCTGGTTCGACCCAGCCGCCCTCTCTGAATTTGCACACCAAATTTAGAAGTATATTGACAGCAAAATTTTATATATTCACATGATCTTCACAGGAAGTATAGCATTCATAGAAACTTCGCCAGAAAATTGCTATGTTCATAGGAAATTCACAGGAACTATAATATTGAGAAGCTTCAGTTCTCATAATAAGCAATAGCAAAAGGAAACCATACTTTCCAGAAACTGATAGCAAATTCCATAACATCAAATTTGCCCTGACAACCTCTTAAGGTCTTTGACATAGAAAAGAAAACATCCACAAAATACTACAGACATTGGCATGCTACTTGTGCAAGTAACTTGATGTTGCACATCAACAAAAGCACACACTTCAACATGATGTTACACATCAAGTACATGAGATTTTCCCCACTGATAAGAAAACTGGACATTCACCTTTCTCCAGTTAGGAGTCATTGCAGCCTGTCAATAGTTGGCACTTGCATGTGAATTGAGCTTGAATTTCTTGGAGCAGACTGTGAGCTTGAACCTACTCTGTTCTGACTCCTCATCCTGCTTGTTCTCTCTACAGTATGTTGAGAAGCTTGTTGTGAAGAtgatcttgttggaaatatgccctagaggcaataataaaagtattattattatatttccttgttcatgataattgtcttttattcatgctataactgtattatccggaaatcgtaatacacgtgtgaatacatagaccacaatatgtccctagtgagcctctagttgactagctcgttgtgatcaacagatagtcatggtttcctggctatggacattggacgtcgttgataacgggatcacatcattaggagaatgatgtgatggacaagacccaatcctaagactagcacaaaagatcgtgtagttcatttgctagagctttgccaatgtcaagtatctcttccttcgaccatgagagcgtgtaactcctggataccgtaggagtgctttgggtgtatcaaacgtcacaacgtaactgggtgactataaaggtgcactacaggtatctccgaaagtatctattgttttatgcggatcgagactgggatttgtcactccgtgtaaacggagaggtatctctgggcccactcggtaggacatcatcatatgcgcaatgtgaccaaggagttgatcacgggatgatgtgttacggaacgagtaaagtgacttgccggtaacgagattgaacaaggtattggatatcgacgatcgaatctcgggcaagtaacataccgatagacaaagggaattgaatacgggattgattaagtccttgacatcgtggttcatccgatgagatcatcgtggaacatgtgggagccatcatgggtatccagatcccgctgttggttattgaccggagaacgtctcggtcatgtctacatgtctcccgaacccgtagggtctacacacttaaggttcgatgacgctagggttataaaggaagtttgtatgtggttaccgaatgttgttcggagtcccggatgagatcctggacgtcacgaggagttccggaatggtccggaggtaaagatttatatatgggaagtcctattttggccaccggaaaatattcgggatttttcggtattgtaccggaaaggttctagaaggttccggagtggggcccacctgcatggggggacccacatggacgtgggtagtgggggcaaggccccacacccctggtcaaggcgcaccaagatccccccttagaaggaataagatcatatcccgaagggataagatcaagatccctaaaaaggggggataacaatcggtggggaaggaaataatgagatttctttcctcccaccttggccaacgccccaatggacttggagggcaagaaaccagcccctccacccctatatatagtggggaggcgcatgggagctatacacgaagttctggcacagccctacctctcttcctactcctcctctcccatggtgcttggcgaagccctgctggattgccacgctcctccaccaccaccacgccgttgtgctgctgttggatggagtcttcctcaacctctccctctctccttgctggatcaaggcgtgggagacgtcaccgggctgtacgtgtgttgaacgcggaggtgccgtccgttcggcactaggatcatcggtgatttgaatcacgacgagtacgactccatcaaccccgttcacttgaacgcttccgcttagcgatatacaagggtatgtagatgcactctctttctactcgttgctggtctctccatagatagatcttggtgacacgtaggaaaattttgaatttctgctacgttccccaacagtggcatcatgagctaggtctattgcgtagattctttgcacgagtagaacacaaagtagttgtgggcgttgatgttgttcaatatgcttaccgttactagtccaatcttgtttcgacggtattatgggatgaagcggcccggaccgaccttacacgtactcttacgtgagacaggttccaccgattgacatgcacttggtgcataaggtggctagtgggtgccagtctctcccactttagtcggaacggattcgatgaaaagggtccttatgaagggtaaatagcaattggcatatcacgttgtggtcttgcgtaggtaagaaacgttcttgctagaaacccatatcagccacgtaaaacatgcaacaacaattagaggacgtctaacttgtttttgcagggtatgctatgtgatgtgatatggccaagaagaatgtgatgaatgatatgtgatgtatgagattgatcatgttcttgtaataggattcacgacttgcatgtcgatgagtatgacaaccggcaggagccataggagttgtctttatttattgtatgacctgcgtgtcattgaagaacgccatgtaaactactttactttattgctaaacgcgttagtcatagaagtagaagtagtcgttggcgtgacaacttcatgaagacacaatgatggagatcatgatgatggagatcatggtgtcgtgccggtgacgatgatgatcatggagccccgaagatgaagatcaaaaggagcaaaatgatattggccatatcatgtcactatttgattgcatgtgatgtttatcatgtttatgcatcttgtttgcttaggacgacggtagtaaataagatgatcccttacaaaatttcaagaagtgttctcccctaactgtgcaccattgctacagttcgtcgcttctaagcaccacatgatgatcgggtgtgatggattcttacgttcacatacaacgggtgtaagacagttttacacagcgaaaacacttagggttaacttgacgagcctagcatgtgcagacatggcctcggaacacggagaccgaaaggtcgagcatgagtcgtatggtagatacgatcaacatgaagatgttcaccgatgatgactagtccgtctcacgtgatgatcggacacggcctagttgactcggatcatgtgatcacttagatgaccagagggatgtctatctaagtgggagttcataagatgaacttaattatc
The sequence above is drawn from the Triticum aestivum cultivar Chinese Spring chromosome 7A, IWGSC CS RefSeq v2.1, whole genome shotgun sequence genome and encodes:
- the LOC100682427 gene encoding NAC domain-containing protein 21/22; amino-acid sequence: MSSIGMMEARMPPGFRFHPRDEELVLDYLLHKLTGRRAYGGVDIVDVDLNKCEPWDLPEAACVGGREWYFFSLRDRKYATGQRTNRATRSGYWKATGKDRAILAHGEALVGMRKTLVFYQGRAPKGTRTEWVMHEFRLEEERHRHHHQQKGGAAAAEARCQLKEDWVLCRVFYKSRTSSPRPPSEEVCTFFSELDLPTMPPLAPLIDACIAFDSGTAMNTIEQVSCFSGLPALPLRGSMSFGDLLGWDNPEKKAIRTSLSNMSSNSNSKLELTPNWSQENGLSQMWTPL